The Hemiscyllium ocellatum isolate sHemOce1 chromosome 19, sHemOce1.pat.X.cur, whole genome shotgun sequence genome has a segment encoding these proteins:
- the nampt1 gene encoding nicotinamide phosphoribosyltransferase: MDSRNGDFNILLGTDSYKVTHYLQYPPNTSKVYSYFECREKRKEDIKSRKVQYDETVFYGLQYILKKYLAGKVVTKEKIQEAKEVYREHFQHDVFNESGWNYILEQHDGHLPIEIKAVPEGSVIPRGNVLFTVENTDPECYWLTNWVETSLVQTWYPISVATNSREQKKILAKYLMETAGNLNGLEYKLHDFGYRGVSSQETAGIGASSHLVNFKGTDTVAGITVIKKYYGTKDPVPGFSVPAAEHSTITAWGKDCEKDAFEHIMKKFSTVPVSIVSDSYDIYNACEKIWGEDLRSLIELRSPEAPLIIRPDSGNPLDTVLQVLEILGKKFPPTENSKGYKVLPPFLRIIQGDGVDINTLQEIVQGMQAHKWSIENITFGSGGALLQKMTRDLLNCSFKCSYVVTNGLGVNVFKDPVMDPNKRSKKGRLSLHCTPAGHYVTLEEGKGELEENGPDLLHTVFKNGKVIKAYTFDEVRENAQLKMSRCGELQ, encoded by the exons ATGGACAGTCGCAACGGCGATTTCAATATCCTGTTGGGCACTGATTCTTACAAG GTAACTCACTACCTGCAGTATCCACCTAATACAAGCAAGGTATATTCTTATTTTGAATGTCGTGAGAAGAGGAAGGAAGATATCAAATCCAGGAAGGTGCAATATGATGAGACTGTGTTCTATGGTTTACAGTACATACTCAAGAAATATTTAGCAG GCAAAGTAGTAACAAAGgagaaaattcaagaggccaaagAGGTCTACAGAGAACATTTTCAACATGATGTATTTAATGAGAGTGGTTGGAATTATATTCTTGAG CAACATGATGGTCACCTTCCAATAGAAATAAAAGCTGTTCCTGAAGGAAGTGTCATTCCTCGGGGAAATGTTCTCTTTACGGTTGAAAATACAGATCCAGAGTGCTATTGGCTAACCAACTGGGTTGAG ACCAGCCTTGTTCAGACTTGGTATCCAATCTCTGTGGCCACAAATTCCAGAGAGCAAAAGAAAATTTTAGCTAAGTACCTGATGGAGACTGCTGGTAATTTAAATGGTCTGGAATACAAGCTTCATGACTTTGGTTACAGAGGGGTCTCATCGCAAGAG ACGGCAGGAATAGGGGCATCTTCCCATCTAGTAAACTTCAAAGGAACAGACACAGTTGCAGGAATCACAGTCATCAAGAAATATTATGGAACGAAAGATCCTGTGCCAGGGTTTTCAGTACCAGCAGCAGAACACAG tacaaTTACAGCTTGGGGAAAAGACTGTGAAAAAGATGCCTTTGAACACATTATGAAGAAGTTTTCCACCGTGCCAGTATCAATCGTCAGTGACAGTTACGACATTTATAATGCTTGTGAAAAAATCTGGGGTGAGGACCTGAGAAGTTTGATAGAGTTACGGAGTCCTGAAGCTCCACTTATTATACGACCAGATTCAGGAAATCCACTTGATACAGTTTTACAG GTTCTTGAAATCCTGGGAAAGAAATTTCCACCAACAGAGAACTCTAAAGGTTATAAGGTGCTTCCTCCTTTCTTGAGAATTATTCAGGGAGATGGTGTGGATATAAACACTCTACAAGAG ATCGTACAGGGAATGCAAGCACATAAGTGGAGCATTGAGAACATTACCTTTGGATCTGGTGGTGCTTTGTTGCAGAAAATGACCAGAGACCTCCTGAACTGTTCATTCAAATGTAGTTATGTTGTAACCAATGGACTTGGG GTAAATGTTTTCAAAGATCCAGTCATGGATCCAAACAAGCGATCCAAGAAAGGACGTCTATCTTTGCATTGTACTCCTGCAGGGCATTATGTCACACTTGAAGAGGGTAAAGGAGAACTGGAAGAAAATGGTCCT GATCTTCTGCATACAGTTTTCAAGAATGGCAAAGTTATAAAGGCTTATACTTTTGATGAAGTGAGGGAAAATGCTCAGCTGAAGATGAGTAGATGTGGAGAActtcaataa